From one Oxyura jamaicensis isolate SHBP4307 breed ruddy duck chromosome 15, BPBGC_Ojam_1.0, whole genome shotgun sequence genomic stretch:
- the LOC118175075 gene encoding uncharacterized protein LOC118175075 isoform X2 yields MLLKEMSLEPQCPDCLGALQTPFFALLRLVGRCTAPQKSGCLLPHVAGLAAALGIQWSKRRGASGPKAASVEPCPRSLILRFILPVCLLMVLPCLHPQGLIASHLSKCARCLKGVYRSAPAPFASPATGSILGTCPQPRAVLGAPCRRKMGLEHEGAKPGLDGGAELRSFLKANFQYPKLWECPCSGQKLIVRPSAVTRKKRQPQHCPAVVLSFSCQPAPVGKEIRRSERGCAELESC; encoded by the exons ATGTTGCTAAAAGAAATGAGCCTGGAGCCCCAGTGCCCAGACTGTCTGGGAGCCCTGCAGACGCCCTTCTTTGCCCTCCTGAGGTTGGTGGGTAGATGTACTGCCCCGCAGAAAAGCGGCTGTCTCCTACCACATGTGGCCGgcttggctgctgctttgggaaTTCAATGGAGTAAACGGAGGGGAGCCTCTGGCCCAAAGGCTGCCAGTGTGGAGCCATGCCCCAGGTCTCTCATCCTGCGCTTCATCCTGCCCGTATGTCTGTTAATGGTCCTGCCCTGCCTCCATCCTCAGGGACTAATTGCCTCACACTTGAGCAAATGTGCTCGGTGTTTAAAAGGAGTCTATCGATCT gcTCCTGCTCCATTTGCATCCCCAGCTACAGGGAGCATCCTGGGgacctgcccccagccccgtgccgtGCTCGGGGCTCCCTGCCGCAGGAAGATGGGACTTGAACACGAAGGTGCAAAGCCCGGTCTAGATGGGGGCGCTGAGCTCAGGAGCTTTCTGAAGGCCAATTTCCAGTACCCCAAACTTTGGGAATGCCCTTGCTCGGGGCAGAAGCTGATCGTGCGTCCATCTGCAGTGACTAGAAAGAAGAGACAGCCCCAGCATTGTCCCGCCGTGGTGCTTAGCTTCTCATGCCAGCCAGCACCGGTCGGTAAGGAAATACG
- the LOC118175075 gene encoding uncharacterized protein LOC118175075 isoform X1 — translation MLLKEMSLEPQCPDCLGALQTPFFALLRLVGRCTAPQKSGCLLPHVAGLAAALGIQWSKRRGASGPKAASVEPCPRSLILRFILPVCLLMVLPCLHPQGLIASHLSKCARCLKGVYRSQAPAPFASPATGSILGTCPQPRAVLGAPCRRKMGLEHEGAKPGLDGGAELRSFLKANFQYPKLWECPCSGQKLIVRPSAVTRKKRQPQHCPAVVLSFSCQPAPVGKEIRRSERGCAELESC, via the exons ATGTTGCTAAAAGAAATGAGCCTGGAGCCCCAGTGCCCAGACTGTCTGGGAGCCCTGCAGACGCCCTTCTTTGCCCTCCTGAGGTTGGTGGGTAGATGTACTGCCCCGCAGAAAAGCGGCTGTCTCCTACCACATGTGGCCGgcttggctgctgctttgggaaTTCAATGGAGTAAACGGAGGGGAGCCTCTGGCCCAAAGGCTGCCAGTGTGGAGCCATGCCCCAGGTCTCTCATCCTGCGCTTCATCCTGCCCGTATGTCTGTTAATGGTCCTGCCCTGCCTCCATCCTCAGGGACTAATTGCCTCACACTTGAGCAAATGTGCTCGGTGTTTAAAAGGAGTCTATCGATCT caggcTCCTGCTCCATTTGCATCCCCAGCTACAGGGAGCATCCTGGGgacctgcccccagccccgtgccgtGCTCGGGGCTCCCTGCCGCAGGAAGATGGGACTTGAACACGAAGGTGCAAAGCCCGGTCTAGATGGGGGCGCTGAGCTCAGGAGCTTTCTGAAGGCCAATTTCCAGTACCCCAAACTTTGGGAATGCCCTTGCTCGGGGCAGAAGCTGATCGTGCGTCCATCTGCAGTGACTAGAAAGAAGAGACAGCCCCAGCATTGTCCCGCCGTGGTGCTTAGCTTCTCATGCCAGCCAGCACCGGTCGGTAAGGAAATACG